The window GAACTTCCTTGCCCGTCCCTCTTGTGTCAGACTGCAGTATTAGCTGCTGCCTCCATTTGAGTCCCTTTCTGTCCCCAGGGATCAGGAAATGAAAGAGTCCTTCCCAAACATTGCAGTAGTCTCTTTAGAGATGATGACTCAAACTTGTAATTGGTAATTAACAACTGACAAAAAAAAGTTTCTCACAAATATTCTCAGTTCCCCAAGCCCGTCCTCTCACTGCAGCTGCTGGTGAAAAGATGATTGCAATTCTGATGGGAGGTGAGGTCACAGAATCACAAACCCGTCTCTAACGGTCTGgcggcctccctccctctcacacaAGCAGGTGGTTGAGCCCAGCACACTGAACCCACCATGTTAGAAACCAGTGTGAGTCTAGTGGGTATATGCTATTTCACTCTGAGATCAAGAGTCTGCAAGTAAGGATGGGTATCAGGAGTCTCGGTAAGTGCTTAtgttggaaaaagatattcttaaatgtttgaaCCTTGTCCAGTGCCACAGTCACACTGTAAGGGGCAATAATTTTGAGGCTTGTGATGAGCTTAACAAGAGATGGGATGCTCTATATGACCCCAATCCCTGAGGCCTCCTAAGGTAATTGAGTGTAATCCTCCCTGCCAGTGATTGTTGGTGTTCAATCCAAGTGATAATGAAACCTGATTTTCATGTGAGAAATGGCTGTAGTTTGGAAATTCTTCTGTGTAAGGTAACTTGCAAGAATCATAATATACATTTTCTGGGATACTAGATGTGTGCCAAAAGCAACTCCATGATTACCAGAAACtagaacaaaaatatagaaatcatcTAATCCTTTGGAAAAGCACTGTACACAAATGACAATTCCTGGAATAGAAACAATTTCTCTAGCTCTGAGTATCTGAAGTACTTAATGGAAGCAATAATTGTTTCCTACTGAAAACCTCCACGGTTGGTTGACTTTGGAGAGAGACCATTTTGTGTCTTCAAATTAGGGGGGAGCATTTGAAACAATAGTAATATACAGATGGGTTTCAGTTTACAACTTTCAGGCACAAAAGTGTCTTGTGATCTATTCTCTGGTTTAAAAATATTGCCATATCAATTTCAAGCTCTACAATTTCAACTGATAAAATAAGATTTCACATCTTAGAGCTCTCATGTTCTATATGTGCTCATAGTTTAACAGCTAAAACATCGTGACTTATTATCAAAATCCTTGTTAAGTCACTTATTAAACATGTTTGTTATGATTTGAAAGTAGTGATATTCAGTATGACTCTACAATAACATCACATATTGATGTTTCAAGCCTCACGTTTTAGGGCAGCCCAGAGAGTTCAGCGCTGCCTGTGCTAGGTGTCGTTCCATTCCTGACATAACAGCAAATTAGTGTTTCTGTGGCAATTGCAAATAAAGCCGAGTGCATAATTTCCATACAATTTGTCACGACACAGGTGTCTAGAATTAATGAATGtacattttattgagatatttaaaCATCTGTTAAGAATTGTTATTAGTCTGCATGATAAATCAGTAAACATAaatggaaacttgttagaaaaagataaaataaaaccctaccaatctaaaataaaatgacaaggtATGAGAAATCTAAATGGACATCTATATTTTTGGAAGAACACAGCCACGTAGGTTTGTTAGAACAGCACTGtgtgggcctggcctggtggcacagtggttaagttcacacattccgcttctcggcggcgtggggttcaccggtttggatcccaggagtggacatggcaccgcttggcacagcATGCTGTAGTAGATGttccacatataacatagaggaagatgggcatggatgttagctcagggccagtcttcctcagcaaaaagaggaggattggcagtagttagctcagggctaatcttcctcaaaaaaaaaaaaaaaaaaaaagaacagcccTGTGTTTAAGTGCACAGCTATCACGCTGACACAGCCAGGTTCAAAATCTTGAATTTGACAAATCACTAAACTTTATCTCCCTTTGTGCTGCCtctcttttgaataaatatactAGCAATGACTATGGACTACAGATAGAAGGAATACAGGGTGCACTATGTATGTGGCCGTTGTAGGAGTGATGTATGTTGTGAATGCTCTATGCTCTTTAAATGTTACACATTCAACTCTAGGaaatgtgatgaaagaaaaactataaaaacaactatttttaTGTGATAACCAGTGTCAGTGGAGAATTCTGAGTTTCAGTTGACCTGATGCGTGTAACGCATGCTTCACATTTCCATGCAGGAATCTCTGGCTCAAAAGACAGCTCTCAGTCCTTGGGACTTAAGAGAATGGCCTCCAGGGATTTGGTGACAGGAAAGATCTTTTCACTACAAACCATAGTTGGAATTTTGGGAAATTTCTCCGTTCTTTACTTTTATCTCTTCCTTCACTACACAAGATGCAAGCTTAGGTCCACAGATTGCAACCTCAAGAATCTGACTGTAGCCAACCTCttagttattttttcaaaaggagTCCCCAAAATGATGGCAGGATTTGGGTTAAAAGATTTCATCAATGATTTTggatgcaaattttttttctacgTTCACAGAGTGGGCAGGGATGTGTCCATTGGCACCACCTGCCTCTTGAGTGTCTTCCAGGCCATCGCCATCAGCCCTCTGAACTCCAGGTGGGCAGAGCTTAAAGTTAAAGCCCACAAGTACATAGCCACCTCTAATATCTTCTGCTGGATCTTGAACATGATGCTAAATATTATACTCCCTCTGTATGTGACTGATAAAAGGAACAACACAAACTTCACACAGAAAACAGATTATGGCTACTGTTATGTGATGGAAGATGGTACCGTCACAATGAAAATCTATGCAGCATTGATATTATGTCGTGATGGTTTCTCTTTAGTGCTGATTGTGTCAGCCAGCAGCTTCACGGTTTTCATCCTGCACAGGCACAAGCAGCAGGTTCGATACATCCATAGAAACAATCTGTCTCCAAGATCCTCCCCTGAGTCCACAGCTACGCAAAGCATCCTTGTCCTGCTGTGCACCTTTGTATCTTTGTGGactctctcctccatcttcctcATTTGTTTGACAGTTTTGAACAATCTCAGCTTGTGTGGCTGAGGAATACTTCTGCACTAATCAATGCATGTTTTCCAACAGTCAGCCCCTACATTCTCATCAACTATGATTCCAGAGTACCACGGGTCTGCTTTGCttagaatggaatagaaaatcCCCtaagtttttcataaatttatccattttatgcATAGTCACAATagtgaattgtttttctttagtcGCCTTCAGCATGTAAGCACATTCTTGAAACACTCACATTAAAAGAGAGTGGTAAAGAGGACAGACTGAGCCTCTGCTcctaaacaaacaataaaatcaatAGCAACTGTAAATGAAATATGACGTAATTATCATGTACATATTGAtgtaatgaaaattttattaatgttttccgTGGAGGGGTTCAGAATCTATGCAGTGTTAAAACATATTTCCTGAGAAGATCTAGAGTTTATGGAGAAATTTTGAATAAGATAACTTTCAATCTGATATAATAAATTTTCCAGACATTAACTACTTATGAGATTGTAGGAAAAGTTCTATAAAACAGGAAATCCCTTTGAGATAAGCATTCAAGAAACTGAAGGAAGGAAACTTCTTCCAGAGAATCAAGAAGACCATGGACTTAAGCTGGAGAATGAATTCAGTTTCAGAGAGTGGAGTCATTGAGGGCTAAATATGAGTTTTGTACATTCCACCCTTAGAGAGACCGTAGTCACTTGAAATAAGATGTTATGAAGGGAAATGAGtacattttgtacattttcttatAGAAATGACTTGATTGAACTCAAGTCAGACAAACGAGCACAAAGGTATATTTTCACACGTTTCAAAAGACATGATGTAAGTGTTGCCTATGAAAAATGCATTCTGTCTGGGAGAAACTTATCTGGGTTTAGAGATCTGTAGAAAGTAGATATATTCCATAATTTGAAAACGCCCTTGAACATGCTGGCAGAAATAGTTCCATGGTGCACTTCCATATGTCAAAGGTAAGGAAATAAGGTCATGATGGAGACTTGCATTTTTTTGGAAGGAGTGAGGTCATGGCTCTTTGGAAGGTTCACTCATAAATCCATTgttttatgtgtcaatttttACCTGTGgatatacaaaggaataaaatggaaatttcaacAATTGAGCCAATGATTTTATGATTTATCTTTAGGGTTACATTATAAAGCTAATACAGACAATTTaggtttcaaatatttgaaacaacaGGTTACTTTTGCCTACTGGGTATATATTGACATTtctgcaaaagaaacaaacacatatttTAAGCTCACGTGATACACTTTGGAATATTGACAACATATTAGACATGAAAGTAATATACTtgtttttctacatatatatataaacacacttgtgtttgtgtgtatatacacatgtatatatgtgctTGTGTATCTCAGTGTTTATATGTGCAGGTATGTATGAATATAAATGCCAtaaaattttgc of the Equus quagga isolate Etosha38 chromosome 13, UCLA_HA_Equagga_1.0, whole genome shotgun sequence genome contains:
- the LOC124250298 gene encoding LOW QUALITY PROTEIN: vomeronasal type-1 receptor 4-like (The sequence of the model RefSeq protein was modified relative to this genomic sequence to represent the inferred CDS: deleted 2 bases in 1 codon); translated protein: MASRDLVTGKIFSLQTIVGILGNFSVLYFYLFLHYTRCKLRSTDCNLKNLTVANLLVIFSKGVPKMMAGFGLKDFINDFGCKFFFYVHRVGRDVSIGTTCLLSVFQAIAISPLNSRWAELKVKAHKYIATSNIFCWILNMMLNIILPLYVTDKRNNTNFTQKTDYGYCYVMEDGTVTMKIYAALILCRDGFSLVLIVSASSFTVFILHRHKQQVRYIHRNNLSPRSSPESTATQSILVLLCTFVSLWTLSSIFLICLTVLNNLSLWLRNTSALINACFPTVSPYILINYDSRVPRVCFA